The genomic DNA CGGGCTTCACCGTGCTGGCATGGAACAACGACCCGCGCCGTCTGCTCGGCGACCTCGCGTTCGCCCGGTGGAAGGCCCTGGGAGCCAGATTCGTCGCGGTCCGGCCGCTGACCCAACTGCACTGGACGGGTCACGACGATCCCGACGTCGTGATCGTGGGGGACCGGACCGGCGCGTTGAAGTCGTGGTTCGACGCACACACGGAATCCGTACTGTTCCTGCGCCCCGATCGCTGCATCGCCGGTTCGTGCATCGCCCAACTCGCGCCCGAACTCAGCGCATCGCTGTTCGAGGTGCTCGGTCTGACGAAGGGAGGAAACGATGCCGAAGAACGAGATGGCGCTGTGCTGCATGTCGCACAGCCCGCTGCTGAATCTGCCGGGGCCGTCACGCGAACTCCTCGATGACGTCGACTCCGCGCTGAACGCCGCCCGCGACTTCGTCCGCGACTTCGATCCCGAACTGGTCGTGACCTTCGCGCCGGACCACTACAACGGCTTCTTCTACCGGCTGATGCCGCCGTTCTGCATCGGCACCCAGGCGACCGGGGTAGGCGACTACGGCACGCACGCAGGCCCGCTCGACGTCGACGCCGACCTCGCACGCGCCTGTGCCGAGGCGGTGTGGGAGGCCGACGTCGACGTCGCGATCTCCTCGAGCATGGAGGTCGACCACGGGACCGTGCAGCCGTTGGAGACGCTGTTCGGCCGCGCCGACGCCGTTCCCGTGCTCCCCATCTTCATCAACTCCGTCGCCACACCGCTCGGACCGATCAAGCGGTCCCGAGCCCTCGGCGCAGCAGTGGGGACGTTCCTGGCCACGCTCGACGAACGCGTGCTGGTCCTGGGATCCGGTGGGTTGTCGCATGATCCGCCGGTACCGACACTCGCCACGGCCCCGCCCGCAGCGCTCGGCCGCATCGTGGCGGGGGAGCCGATGTCCGACGAGCAGCGCGCCGCCCGGCAGACCGCCGTGATCGCGGCCGCCCACGACTTCGCCCACGGAGAGAGCCCGTTGCAGCCACTGAACCCCGACTGGGATGGTGCTCTGCTGGAGTTGCTCGACGGCAACCGGATTGCCGACGTAGATGCCTGGACGAACTCGTGGATCGCTGCCGAGGCGGGCAACTCCGCGCACGAGGTGCGCACCTGGATCGCGGCGTTCGCCGCGATGGCCGCCCGGGGCTCCTACGAGACACGGCTGCGGTACTACCGTGCAGCGCCCGAGTTGATCGCCGGCTTCGCCGTGCGCACGGCGGTGGCCCGATGAGCAGTACCGAGCCGACCTTCGACCACGAAGTCGACGTCCTGGTCGTCGGGTCCGGCGGCGGCGGCATGACTGCCGCACTGAAGGCCGACGCCGACGGCCTCGACACACTGGTCGTCGAGAAGTCGCCACAGTTCGGCGGATCCACGGCGCTGTCCGGCGGGGGCATCTGGGTGCCGGGCGCACCGTCGCAACGCCGCGCCGGCTACACCCCGGACCCGGACGGCACGTTCACCTACCTCAAGACCATCACCGGTGGACTCGTCAGCGACGCGCGGCTGCGCCAGTACGTCGACGCGGCCCCCGAGATGATGGAGTTCCTCGAACAGTCCAGTCCCTGGTTCGAATTCGTCTGGAAGCCGGGCTATGCCGACTACTACCCGGAGCTGCCCGGCGGCTCCGAACGTGGCAGCACCATCAACGTCCCCGAGATCGACCTGCGCAGGCTTGGCGAGGAGGAGGCCAACCTCCTCACGCCGTTGGCGATGGCGCCGAAAGGAATCTGGTTCGCTCCCAAGGATCTGCGACTGTTCTACCAGGTGCGACAGAACTGGCGGGGCAAGGCGGTGCTGCTCAAGCTGATCTGGCGGATGGTGCGGGCCCACGTGTTCGGTGACCGCATGGCGGCCATCGGACAGTCGCTGATGGCCCGCATGCGGCTGGCCCTCAAGGACCGCAACATCCCGCTGTGGCTGAGCGCTCCGATGACCGAACTCGTCACCGACCTCGATGGACGGGTGGTCGGGGCGGTCGTCGAACGCGACGGACGCGCGGTGCGGATCCGGGCGCGGCGCGGCGTCATCGTCGCGGCGGGCGGATTCGACCACGACATGGCCTGGCGCAGGCAACATCTGCCCGAGATCGAACGGGACTGGAGCTTCGGCAACCCGGCCGCGATGGGCGAGGGCATCCGCGCCGGCGAGAAGGTCGGCGCGGCGACCGATCTGCTCGACGAGGCATGGTGGTTCCCGGCGATGTGCTGGCCCGACGGGCGCCTGCAGTTCATGCTCAACGAGCGGATGATGCCGTCGCAGTTCGTCGTCAACGGCGAGGGTCGGCGGTTCGTCAACGAGGCCGCGCCGTACATGGACTTCGCGCACGCGATGCTCGAGGGGCAGCGCTCGGGTGTCACGCACATCCCGTGCTGGCTCGTCACCGACCTCCGTTCGTTCCGCCGCTACGTGGTCGGCGGGCACCTGCCGATCCCGAAGATCCCGTTTGCGCCGGTGCCCACCGGGCGCAAGGTGCCGAAGGCGTGGCTGGACTCGGGAATCGTCAGGGAGGGAAACAGCTTCGAGGAACTGGCGGTTCAGATCGGCGTGCCGCCGGCCCAGCTGTGGGCCACCGCGCAGCGGTTCAACGAGCTGGCCCGCAAGGGCCACGACGACGACTTCGACCGCGGCGACAGCGCCTACGACAACTACTACGGCGACCCGACGCTGCCCAACCCGAACCTGCACCCCCTCGGCGAGGGTCCGTACTACGCGTTCCAGATCATCCTCGGCGATCTGGGCACGTCCGGCGGACTGCGGACCGACGAGTTCGCCCGGGTGCTGCGGGAGGACGACTCGGTGATCGAGGGCCTCTACGCGACCGGCAACGCGACCGCAGCGGTGATGGGCCGCAGCTATGCCGGTGCAGGCGCCACCATCGGCCCCGCCATGACGTTCGGCTACGTGGCCGCGCGACACATCGCCGCGCAGCGCGGCGCAGGCGCCACCGCCCCCGACGTCCACGCCATCAGCCCGACGACCGATCAGACGCTCGACACCCCTCGGAGGTAACCATGAAGATCTCACTGTTCTACGAGTTCCCGCTTCCCCGACCATGGACGGAGACCGACGAGCACGAACTGTTCCAACACGGTCTCGACGAGGTCGAAGCAGCCGACAAGGCAGGCTTCTCGACGGTGTGGCTCACCGAGCACCACTTCCTCGAGGAGTACTGCCACTCGACCGCACCGGAGATGTTCCTCGCCGCTGCCAGCCAGCGCACCAAGGACATCCGGTTGGGCTTCGGCGTGATGCACCTGCCGCCGCCGATCAATCACCCGGCACGCATCGCGGAGCGCGTCGCGACGCTCGACCACCTGTCGAACGGTCGGGTCGAGTTCGGCACCGGTGAGGGTTCCTCGGTCGCCGAGCTGGGCGGCTTCGACATCGACCCGGCCGACAAGCGCACGATGTGGGAGGAGGCGCTCGAGGTCTCCATCCGCTGTATGACCGAGGCACCGTTCAGTGGCTTCAAGGGCGAGCACGTCGAAATGCCCGCCCGCAACGTCATCCCCAAGCCGTTGCAGTCGCCGCACCCACCGGTCTGGGTGGCGTGCACCCGTCCGTCATCGGTTCAAATGGCGGCCCAGAAGGCCATCGGCGCACTGAGTTTCGCCTACACCGGGCCGGAGGCGCTCAAGGACCGCGTCGACGGCTACTACCGGACGTTCGAGGAGGAGGGTGCGCCGGTGACACCGGCGATCAACCCCAACATCCTGGCCATCGGCGGCGACCTGTCCATGATGGTGGCCAAGTCCGACGACGAGGCCCTCAAGCGCCTCGGCACCGGCGGCGGGTTCTTCTCGTTCGGGATCATGCACTACTACCTGACCGGTATGCACACGCCCGGCCGCACCGGGGTGTGGGACCTCTATCAGGAGGCGGTCAAGGAGGACCCGACGCTGGCCTACGGTCCGGGTCGAGGCGCCATCGGATCGCCGGACACCGTGCGGGAGTTCCTGCGCGGCTACGAGGCCAGCGGCGTCGACGAGATCATCCTGCTACTCAACCCGCGCAGCCACGAGGGCACGATGGAGTCGATCGAGATCATGGGCCGGGAGGTGCTGCCGGAGTTCATCGAGCGCGACTCGAAGGCCGTCGCGGCCAAGGCCGCCCGACTCGCGCCGGTGATCGAGAAGGTCGAGGCCCGCCGCCGGCCCTCGGAGGCGCCGCTGTTCGACGAGACCTACGCGTTCGGCGGACTGCCGACCGGCCAGGGCGGCAAGTTCACGGCGGGGGAGATCCCCGAGGCGATGGCCGAGATCAACGAGGGCCGGGTGAAGGCCGCCCAGCAGGAGAAGCAGGCCATGGCGGTCAAGGAAGCCTCGGGCTAAGTGGCAGGCATCGGAGACAACTGGCGTTACGACGGCAAGCGCGTCGTCGTCACCGGTGTCGCGTCCGGGATCGGCGCCCGCGTGGCAGCACAACTCACCGACCTCGGCGCACGCGTCGTCGGTCTCGACCTGCGGCCACCGACGCTGGCACTCGACGAATTCCACCGCGTCGACCTGTCCGACCCGGTGTCGATCGACGAGGCCGTCGGCGCGGTCGCCGGACCCGTGGACGGGCTGTTCAACGTGGCGGGGGTGTCCTCGGGAATCCGGAACCCGATGCTCGTGGTCACCATCAACTTCCTCGGCACCAGGAAGTTCACCGAGGGACTCATACCCTCGATGCCTGCCGGATCGGCGATCACCAACGTCTCGTCGCTGGCGGCGTCTCGGTACCGCGCCAACGCCCACGTGACCGCAGGCCTGCTGGACACCGAGACCATGACAGAGGGCGTCGCCTGGTGCGAGCGCCACCCGGAGGCGCTGGCCGACGGGGGTTACCGGTTGTCGAAGGAGGCGATCATCCTCTACGGCATGAGATGCGTCGCCGCGCTCGGCGCCAACGGCATCCGGATCAACTGCACCGCACCCGGCGTCACCGACACCCCGATCCTCGATCAGCTGCGCAGCGCCTACGGCCAGGACTTCCTCGATTCGTTCCGCACGCCGCTGGGGCGGGTCTCCGACCCCGACGAGCAGGCGAACGCGTTGACATTCCTGGGTAGCGCCGCGGCGAGTTACGTCACCGGGCAGGTGCTTTGGGTGGATGGTGGCACGGTGGCGGAGAACACCTGGGGCGACCTGGCCGATGAACGCGCGATCCGCGGGGGAAGTTGAACATGGCGAATCTCGAAGACTTCCGTCGCGTCGCCGACGACGTCCGCAACTGGGGACGGTGGGGGGCCGACGACGAGATCGGCACGCTGAACTTCATCACCGCGGACAAGGTCGCCGAGGCGGCGGCGTTGGTGCGCAAGGGCACGGTCATCTCGCTCGGTGGTGACTTCGGCTCGTCGGGCCCCCAGGGCGCGTTCAAGTACCGGCAGAACCCGGTGCACGTCATGACCGTCGACGGCGGGGACGCGAACACCCTGGTGCAGTACGGGCCCCAGTGGCTGCGCAACGCGGTGGCCTCCGACATCAGTGCGTACTTCGCCGACAACCCCTTTCGCTTCAACGACGACATGATCGTCATGCCGCTGCAGGCCGCGACCCAGTGGGACGCACTGTCGCACGTGTACTACGAGGATCAGCTCTACAACGGGTTCCCGGCCGACTCCGTCACCAGTTTCGGCGCCTACCACTGCGGCATCGACAAGGTCGACGGCACCGGCATGACCTCTCGCGGCGTCCTGCTGGACGTGGTGGCCCACCGTGGCGAGGACGTCTTCTGTCGCCCTGGAAACCCCATCACGCCGGCCGAACTCGACGACGTCGCCGCGGCGCAGGGCGTGTCGATCGGCCGGGGCGACATCGTGGTGGTCAACACGGGATGGTGGACGCGGTTCCTGTCGACCGGCAATGGCGCCGAAGTCGGTGCGGGCCTGCACTGGACCTGCGCGTCGTGGCTGCACGAGCACGAGGTGGCGGCCGTGGCGGCCGACAACCTGATGGTCGAGGATCCGAACCCCGCCAACGGCGTGGAAGGCACGTTCCTGCCGATGCACATGCTATGCCTGCGTGACATGGGTCTGATGCTCGGGGAGTACTGGAACCTGACCGATCTGACCGCCGACTGCAGGCAGGACGGCGTCTACGAGTTCCTGCTGACAGCGCCACCGCTCAAGGTGGTCGGCGCCGTCGGTGCCCCCGTCAACCCGATCGCAATGAAGTGAGGTCAGCGTGACAGTCAGCAGACAGCCGCTCGTCGTCGGACTCGGCGGCACGCTACGGATCGATTCGTCGACCGAACGGGCGCTGCGGCAGTGTCTTTCGGCGGTCGAGCAACGCGGCGGACGCACGATGCTGTTCTGCGGCGAGGATCTGGACCTGCCGATGTACAACCCGCACGAGGAGTCGCGGACCGAGAAGGCCACCGCACTCGTGAAGGCGCTGCGCGACGCCGACGCGGTCGTCGTCGCCTCGCCCGGCTATCACGGCGGCGTCTCCGGGCTGGTCAAGAATGCCCTCGACTACATCGAGGATCTGCGCGGGGACGCCAGGGTCTATCTGGACAACACCCCGTGGGGATGCATCAGCTGCGCCTACGGGTGGCAGGCTGCGGTGGGCACGCTGGGTCAGCTGCGTGTGATCGGGCACGCGCTGCGGGCGTGGCCCACGCCGTTGGGCGTGGCGATCAACTCGGCGGACCGGATTTGGGACGACACCGGCCAATTGGCCGACGACGCGGTGAGTGGTCAGCTCGACATGCTGGCGATGCAGCTGGTCGCCGGGTCCGTGCGGGCGGCTTAGGGGCGTTCCCGCGTTTGCGGAGCCTCCACTTGTCGGACCCCGCTGCGATGATTGTGTCATGTTCACCGTCGCAGCAGCTTTCACCGACGAGGTGTCGCCGAACGAACGGCTAGAGGTCTTGTTCGAAGAGCTGGCGGAGCTGACCGGGCAACGTAACGCGATCAACGGCCGCATCGTGGACATCGTCGCCGAGATCGACGGCGAACGCCTATGGGGCGCCGCCGGTTGCCGCTCGATCGCCGCCTTGGTCGCCTGGAAGACTGGTGTGACACCACGCAACGCCGAAACGATCGTCGCGATCGCACAACGCCTCGACGAGTTTCCGCGCTGTGCCGAAGCGATGCGCGAAGGCAGGCTATCGGTGGATCAGGTCGGTGTCATCGCCGAACGGGCTGCCGATGGATCCGACGAGCACTATGTCGGACTAGCGGAGGTGGCCACGGTCACCCAGTTGCGAACTGCGGTCAACCTGGAACCACGACCTGAGCCGAAATCCAAGACCGAGCCGCAACGCACGATCACGAGGATCGAGGGCGAGCACTCCACGACGTGGCGGATAACGCTGCCGCGAGTCGAAGCGGCGAAGTTCGAAGCCGGTCTGCAGTCTCACAGGGATGCGTTGATCGCGGAATGGAAGAGCGATGACGACCCCAACCGGGGCACGCAGGCGCCGCCGTTCCCGGACGGTGTTGACGCGTTCATGGCTCTCGTCGAGGCGAGCTGGGATGCGGAGGTCAACCGACGCCCGCACGGCCAGCACACCACCGTCGTCGTGCATCTCGATGTCGAGAAGTCCCGCGCCTCCCTGCATCTCGGCCCGGTACTGACCGACGAGGACCGCCGTTACCTGCTCTGCGACGCCACGTGCGAGGTGTGGTTGGAACGCCGCGGCCAGCCCATCGGCGCGGGCCGCGTCACCCGCACCATCAGCCGCCGACTACGCCGTGCCCTCGAACATCGCGACCATCGTTGCGTCGTGCCCGGCTGCGGCGCGACCCGCGGACTGCACGCCCATCACCTCGTGCACTGGGAGAACGGCGGCCCCACCGAACTCTTCAACTTGGTGCTGGTGTGCCCATACCATCACCGGGCGCACCACCGGGGCGACATCACCCTGACCGGACCCGCAGACCGACTCGTGGTCACCAACCGTGACGGCGAAACACTTAGCGGCGCATCTTTGGCCCGCCCACCGACGATGCCGCCGCCCGATGTCCCGCCCTGCGAAGGGCCGCTGGGTGAACGCGCGCAATGGTGGTGGTACACACCATTCGAACCACGGCCACCGTCGCCCAACTGATTGCGTTAAGCGCCTTGGTCATTTGGACATTCGAAGAATGACGTTTTCCGTGACCGGCAACACCAGTATCGTGAGGGCGTGACCTTCGAGCGCAAGACCCTGATGGTCGACGGCCTGCACACCAGCTACCTGGAGGCCGGCACGGGCGAGCCGGTGGTCCTCCTGCACGGCGGAGAATTCGGCGCGAGTGCCGAAATCGCATGGGAGAACACCATCGACGCCCTCGCGCGACACCATCGGGTACTGGCACCGGACATGCTGGGGTTCGGCGAGTCAGCGAAGGTCGTCGACTTCGTCGACGGGCGAGGCATGCGCATCCGCCACGTCGCGCGGTTCTGCGACGTGCTCGGTGTCGCGTCAGCGCACTTCGTGGGCAACTCGATGGGCGCGATCAACCTCCTCGTCGACGCCACGTCGGAGAAACCCTTACTACCGGTGCGCTCGCTGGTCGCCATCTGCGGAGGCGGAGACATCCAGCGCAACGAGCACGTCGGCGCGCTATACGACTACGACGCCACCATCGAGGCGATGCGCGCGATCGTCGCAGCCCTGTTCGCCGACGCGGCCTACCCGGCCGACGACGCCTACGTTCGGCGTCGCTACGACTCGAGCATCGCGCCTGGGGCCTGGGAATCTCTGGCGGCAGCGCGGTTCCGTCGGCCCGGCCTGGACGCTCCGCCGTCGCCGTCGAGCGTGCGGGCCTACGAGCGGATCGAGGTACCGGTGCTGGTGGTCGAGGGCGGCGCCGACAAACTGTTGCCGTCCGGCTGGGCCGCGCAGATCGCAGGCCAGATCGCCGGGGCCACTTCGACCGTGGTGCCGGGAGCCGGGCACTGCCCGCAGATCGAGGCACCCGACGCGGTCAACGAACTCCTGGTTCACTTCTTGAAAGGCGTCACATGAGCGAACTGGACGGCAAGGTCGCGATCGTGACGGGAGCGGCATCGGGAATCGGCCGCGGCATCGCCGAACGCTTCGTCGCCGAGGGAGCCCGCGTCGTGATCGCCGACGTGCAGACCGAACTCGGCGAGGCGCTCGCAGCGGATCTCGGTGAGGCCGCGGTGTTCGTGGCGACCGACGTCGGTGACCAAGCGCAGGTCGCGCGTGCGGTCGACACGGCGGTCGAGACGTTCGGCGCCCTCGACGTCATGGTGAACAACGCCGGTCGCTCGAGTCCGTTGAAGAAGAGCCTCTTCGACGAGGACTTCGCCGAGTTCGACAGCGTGATGCGGGTCAACCTGCTGGGGGTCATGGCAGGCACCAGGGACGCCGGACGCCATATGGCCGACCACGGTGGCGGTGCCATCATCAACATGGCCTCGATCGGTGGAATCCTCGCAGGCGGCGGCGTCGCGAGCTACCGGGCGTCCAAGGCGGCGATCATCCAGTTCAGCAAGTCAGCGGCCATCGAGTTGGCGCACTACGAGATCCGAGTGAATTGCATTGCACCGGGCAACATCCCGACGCCAATCCTGCGGTCAGCGGCGTCGGAGGAGGACCGCGCCCGGCTCGAGAAGTTCGAGGCCAAGATCCGCCAGACCATGCGTGACGACCGGCCGCTCAAGCGGGAGGGCACGGCGGACGACGTCGCCGAGGCCGCGCTCTACTTCGCCACCGACAGGTCGCGCTACGTGACGGGCACCGTCCTGCCCGTCGACGGCGGCACGGTGGCGGGCAAGGTGCTCGTCCGCAAGCCCAAGCCAGCCGACTGAACCAGTCCATCAGTCGGGTCCTCGAGCCGCCAGTCAATTAAATCAATCGCTTGACTTAAACCAGGGAGACGCGTTGACTGTGACTGTGACGGTCACCACTGCTGCAAAGGCCACCGCCGTTAAGACCAAGGCCCCGCGGGCCGAACGCGCGAGCACCACCCGCGAGGCGATCCTCACGGCGGCCGAACGGCTCTACGCGGAACACGGCGTGTTCGCCGTGTCGAACCGGCAGGTGAGCGAGGCTGCGGGACAGGGAAACAACGCCGCTGTCGGGTACCACTTCGGCACCAAGACCGACCTGGTGCGCGCCATCGAGCAGCGGCACCGCGCGCCGATCGAGCAGCTCCGCGAGACCATGGTGGGAGCCGCCGGCGGCTCCACCGACCTGCGCGACTGGGTGGCCTGCCTGGTGCGCCCGCTGACCGATCACCTGGCCGAACTCGGCAACCCGACGTGGTACGCCCGCTTCGCCGCACAGGCGATGACCGACCCGGCGTACCACGGCATCGTCGTCAAGGACGCGCTGAGTTCGTCCTCTCTGGTCGAGGTCGTCGACGGCATCAACCGGTGCCTACCCGAACTGCCGCTCGAGATCCGCTTCGAACGCAACATCATGGCGCGAAATCTGTTGATGCACAGCTGCGCCGACCGCGAGCGAGCCCTGGCCAAGGGTGCCACCGTGGCCAGGTCCTCGTGGCAGGCCGCCGGCTCGGGTCTCATCGACGCGATCGTCGGGATGTGGGTCGCGCCGGTGACGCCGGATGGAGTCGCGTCGTGAACGTGACCGTCGACCAGGACCGGTGCGTCTCATCGGGGATGTGCGTGATGAACGCCCCCGAGGTCTTCGACCAACGCGACGACGACGGCGTCGTCGAACTGCTCGTCGCGCGTCCCGGACCCGACCACGCCGAGGAGACCCGCAAGGCGGCTGCGGCGTGCCCAGCCCTGGCCATCCACATCGAGGAGTAGAGATGACCGACACGCTCGCCGACGACACCGTGACCAACGACGTTCCCGAATACCCCATGGAGCGGGAACCGCAGTGCCCCTTCGCGCCGCCGCGGCAGATGCTCGACATGGGCCACACCGCACCGCTGTCCCGGGTCCGCATCTGGGACGGCAGCACGCCGTGGCTGATCACCGGGCACGAGGTCGCGCGCACCCTGTTCTCGGACCCCAGGGTCAGCGTGGACGACCGGAGGACGGGCTTCCCGCACTGGAACGAACACATGCTCTCGACGGTGAACAAGCGGCCGCGTTCGGTGTTCACGTCCGACGCCGAGGAGCACACCCGCTTCCGCCGGATGCTGAGCAAGCCCTTCACGTTCAAGCGCGTAGAGGGTCTACGCCCCGCCATCCAGAAGATCACCGACGAGTGCATCGACGAGATCCTCGCCGGCCCGCAGCCCGCGGACGTCGTCGCGAAGGTCGCACTGCCCGTGCCGACCGTGGTGATCAGCGAAATGCTGGGCGTGCCATACGAAGACCACGAGTTCTTCCAGCACCACGCCAACGTCGGACTGGCCCGGTACGCCTCCGCGGAGGAGGGGCAGAAGGGGGCCATGAGCCTCCACAAGTACCTCATCGATCTCGTCGAGAAGAAGATGGCGAATCCGTCGGAGGACGCGGTGTCCGACCTCGCCGAGCGGGTCAACGCCGGTGAGATCAGCGTCAAGGAAGCCGCTCAACTCGGCACCGGCCTCCTGATCGCCGGGCACGAGACCACCGCGAACATGATCGGCATCGGTGTCCTCGCGCTGCTGGAGAACCCGGAACAAGCTGCGCTGCTGCGTGACTCGGACGATCCCAAGTTCATCGCCAACGCCGCCGAGGAGTTGATGCGGTATCTGTCCATCATCCAGAACGGGCAGCGCAGGGTGGCGATCGAGGACATCGAGATCGGTGGCGAGACCATTCGCGCCGGTGAGGGGATCATCATCGACCTCGCACCGGCGAACTGGGATGCCGCCGCCTACCCACGCCCCGACGAGCTGGATCTCACCCGCGACGCCGGACAGCAACTCGGCTTCGGCTACGGCCGCCATCAGTGCGTGGGTCAGCAGCTTGCCCGTGCGGAGCTGCAGATCGTGTTCCACACCCTGCTGCGCCGCATCCCGACCATGCGCCTCGCCATTCCCTTCGAGCAGGTGCCCTTCAAACACGACCGACTCGCCTACGGCGTCTACGAACTCCCGGTGACCTGGTAGCCCCGCCAGACCCGAACCCGCACCACGTTCCCTAGCAACAGCCCCGATTGGAGTGCCGACGATGTCAACCCCGACTGCATCAACCCCAACCAGAAAACCACCGGTACCCTCCCTCTACCCGCCGGAGGGTTGGGGAGCGCCGAAGAACCGGCACGGTCATGCCACCGGAAGCATCGCGGGCCTGCCCGTGGGCACCGAGATCTTCTCGGCCGACAACCACATCTCGGTCGCCGACGACATCTTCTACGAGCGCTTCCCCGACGATCTCAAGGGCGCTGCGCCGCGCATCTGGTACGAAGACGGCGCCTACATGGTCGGCATGAAGGGCAAGGCATGGACCGGCGGCGACTTCGGCCGCGTCCTGATGCAGTACGACGATCTGGCCGGTGCCTCGTCGAACGACATTGCCGCGCGCATCCGGGAACTCAAGGAAGACGGCATCGACAAGGAAC from Mycolicibacterium arabiense includes the following:
- a CDS encoding ferredoxin, yielding MNVTVDQDRCVSSGMCVMNAPEVFDQRDDDGVVELLVARPGPDHAEETRKAAAACPALAIHIEE
- a CDS encoding TetR family transcriptional regulator, whose translation is MTVTVTTAAKATAVKTKAPRAERASTTREAILTAAERLYAEHGVFAVSNRQVSEAAGQGNNAAVGYHFGTKTDLVRAIEQRHRAPIEQLRETMVGAAGGSTDLRDWVACLVRPLTDHLAELGNPTWYARFAAQAMTDPAYHGIVVKDALSSSSLVEVVDGINRCLPELPLEIRFERNIMARNLLMHSCADRERALAKGATVARSSWQAAGSGLIDAIVGMWVAPVTPDGVAS
- a CDS encoding cytochrome P450; protein product: MTDTLADDTVTNDVPEYPMEREPQCPFAPPRQMLDMGHTAPLSRVRIWDGSTPWLITGHEVARTLFSDPRVSVDDRRTGFPHWNEHMLSTVNKRPRSVFTSDAEEHTRFRRMLSKPFTFKRVEGLRPAIQKITDECIDEILAGPQPADVVAKVALPVPTVVISEMLGVPYEDHEFFQHHANVGLARYASAEEGQKGAMSLHKYLIDLVEKKMANPSEDAVSDLAERVNAGEISVKEAAQLGTGLLIAGHETTANMIGIGVLALLENPEQAALLRDSDDPKFIANAAEELMRYLSIIQNGQRRVAIEDIEIGGETIRAGEGIIIDLAPANWDAAAYPRPDELDLTRDAGQQLGFGYGRHQCVGQQLARAELQIVFHTLLRRIPTMRLAIPFEQVPFKHDRLAYGVYELPVTW